The Anabaena sp. WA102 genome contains a region encoding:
- a CDS encoding putative Ig domain-containing protein, which translates to MKLDSVSTEAVNELYLRYGEVPTRSAFDLGFSEALSPDQEIVIPETQAGTYYVLAYGQTVAESTPSFSIEAKLLDFEIHSLSTKVGGNSGKVTVVISGAKFDSGTTFTLVDKNLGIEIATSRLDLLDSTKAFATFNLKGKKAGSYNLVAKNKDNQTVTLQDSFSVVEGGKANFETDIIAPSAVRPGDIISITIQYANNGNVDFESPLGLLVSETEAPVSFTKEGLTNETTLDLVLKAENSPFGVLAPGATGSITFYTKALSSLNSLEFSLSVLDDPTTPLDWSPYIKRFESEFPESFTDPTLTANFWNIFRASVGETVGDLQTNLVAAQQLLLSSLQDAAQSAGTTLSKDNYATVSIEDFYNAAFLTASSYADQPITAQAVNNLNIAPFSESLSDSSFSQEVSKLNLASSEGALSALSAGDPPLNNGLTDHKQINGKDIYFNIWNKGDVQKNETYVIIHGLNNTGGNPGNNFQAAEWMQQMAAAIKAKDKTANIILVDWQAAAGFGQVSLGSQLYYKAADNSQLLGNVVAQYLKEKNYAPGKVTLIGHSLGAQMAGDAGNVYDAQNGTRLNRIIALDAAGPSFEKILNLIKTGPDRHVDASDANQVIGIHSSNWFGYDDPFGTQDLYLNSRMRIGGIFYAHPTAPNVKEEKIYQIYNHGYAIKIFNSILNGNTIKDNSGSNQDLNWNTLLSSYPDNYKKLTSSPGVWDFQEQKIGVVLDPASPKADYPSIKENHIPASALIGTFKTYEKNASSTNFQYKLIGNPENGFEIKNNDELWSTKPFDYETVSSYQIEVETTQTDPFDSKSLIPYDDSEFFTIRILDMPGPDDPNDGAGAGGGAGGGADGGGITSASYRSQPYTPLPPKPKPNKRKRIPVVFPRDPNDIIGPTGFGEEKWTSASSTLPYTIRFENISTATAPAQTVTITHPLDTDLDFRTFRLGSFGWGGLIFDVPTNTPFYNQRLDLTATRGYFVDVTAGIDLVKGEAFWIVTTIDPDTGEVTTDALTGFLPPNNADGIGDGFVNYTIKAKRDVPTGTVIDAKATIIFDTEAPIDTPPIFNTLDAGKPTSSVKALPTIVPDTEFLVNWTGNDDANGSALATYAIYVSDNGGEFTAWLDKTTLTEATYVGKIGHTYAFYSVATDNSGLTEAVPNQADTITSVGSIVDVNHPPTVLQSIADQSTIEDTTFSFTIPANTFTDIDAGDVLSYSATLENGNSLPSWLTFNSTTRTFSGTPTNDHVGNLNVKAIATDKAGATVSDVFVLAVENINDAPTLLNAIADQNAKQGTAFNFQVPSNTFTDIDAGDVLSYSATLENGDALPSWLTFNSTTRTFSGTPTNDNVGNLNIKAIATDKAGANISDIFVITVENVNDAPIVANLIADQNAKQGNAFSFQIPTNTFTDIDAGDVLTYSATLENGNALPSWLTFNSTTRTFSGTPTNDNVGNFNVKAIAIDKAGANVSDIFVITVENVNDAPILNSAIADQTAKQGDAFSFQIPTNTFTDVDAGDVLTYSATLENGNALPSWLTFNPTIRTFSGTPTNDHVGNLNVKAIATDKAGATVSDIFVITVENINDAPTLENTIADQNAKQGTAFSFQIPTNTFTDIDAGDVLTYSATLENGNALPNWLTFNSTTRTFSGTPTNDNVGNLNVKVAATDKTGASVNDTFTIKVQNVNTAPVLKNPLLDQTVKVNSTFTFTLPQNTFSDPDAVNPYKNLVIFGDSLSDTGNAYKASGNTFPPSPNYQGRLSNGLIWVDYFAPDLQFTNPSIQNYAFLGANTGVSNTFGQITVPGLLTQIQQFKTVNTNSIGKDGLYVIWAGANDFLNLATDPTQAVTNAVTNISSAITTLAGLGAKEIVVGNLTDLGATPLSIANNNVANARAISIGFNAALTQALTNLEPALNVDLSLVDIFGLSTAFQTNPANYKFTNITQPLITVTTPVNPDQYAFWDDVHPTNRLHQLVTDTFENTLLNDAVIPDLIKYSATLADGSKLPDWLNFNSTTRTFSGTPNTGNVGKLDVKVIATDKAGATVNDIFTLAVNQSTIVGTPGDDKLIATPGSQFDGQSNIVFTGAGKDEVDLSTVSAFPNSGNNIVDLGSGEDTMFVNKGDRAFGSDGNDIFDARDGQGNNRMSGGAGDDIFYLGANDRSLGGDGKDIFRVSLGGGNLISGGAGADQFWIVNAELPKAANTVLDFQLGTDVIGIQGAVSLGITTSTLQLNQVGADTAIVFNNQTLATLTGIQASSLSLTDSKQFVFA; encoded by the coding sequence TTGAAGTTGGACAGTGTTTCGACGGAGGCGGTGAATGAGCTATATCTGCGTTATGGAGAAGTGCCGACTCGTTCTGCCTTTGATCTGGGTTTTTCGGAGGCTTTATCTCCCGATCAAGAAATTGTTATACCCGAAACACAAGCAGGAACCTATTATGTTTTAGCCTATGGACAAACGGTTGCCGAATCTACGCCAAGTTTTTCGATTGAAGCAAAACTTCTCGATTTTGAAATCCACTCTTTATCAACAAAAGTAGGAGGAAATTCAGGTAAGGTAACAGTCGTAATTTCAGGCGCAAAATTTGATAGTGGAACAACCTTTACTCTTGTGGATAAAAATCTCGGTATAGAGATAGCTACTAGTCGTTTAGATTTACTGGATTCGACTAAAGCATTTGCCACTTTTAATTTAAAAGGAAAGAAAGCAGGAAGTTACAATTTGGTTGCTAAGAATAAAGACAATCAAACCGTTACTTTACAGGATAGCTTCTCGGTTGTAGAAGGAGGTAAAGCTAATTTTGAGACTGATATTATTGCCCCCTCAGCAGTGAGACCTGGTGATATTATTTCCATAACAATTCAATATGCCAATAATGGTAATGTTGATTTTGAAAGTCCTTTAGGGTTGTTGGTTAGTGAAACAGAAGCTCCCGTTTCTTTTACAAAAGAAGGCTTAACCAATGAAACAACTCTAGATTTAGTCTTAAAAGCAGAAAATAGTCCTTTTGGCGTTTTGGCTCCAGGAGCAACAGGTTCAATTACTTTTTATACCAAAGCTCTCAGTTCTCTTAATTCTCTTGAGTTTTCTCTCAGTGTTCTTGATGATCCGACCACTCCTTTAGATTGGAGTCCATATATTAAAAGGTTTGAAAGTGAGTTTCCCGAATCATTTACTGATCCGACCTTAACTGCGAATTTTTGGAATATTTTCCGTGCTTCAGTCGGAGAAACTGTAGGTGATTTACAAACTAATTTAGTGGCTGCTCAACAATTATTATTGTCGAGTTTGCAAGATGCAGCACAAAGCGCAGGAACAACACTTTCAAAAGATAACTATGCGACTGTTTCTATTGAAGATTTTTACAATGCCGCCTTTTTAACAGCCAGTTCTTATGCCGATCAGCCCATTACCGCTCAAGCAGTAAATAATCTCAATATAGCTCCTTTTAGCGAGAGTTTGTCCGATTCTTCCTTTTCTCAAGAGGTAAGTAAATTAAATTTAGCATCCTCAGAGGGAGCTTTATCTGCCTTATCGGCAGGCGATCCGCCCCTAAATAATGGCTTGACAGATCATAAACAAATTAACGGTAAAGATATCTATTTCAACATTTGGAACAAGGGAGATGTTCAGAAGAATGAAACTTACGTCATTATTCATGGATTAAATAATACTGGGGGGAACCCTGGTAATAATTTTCAGGCGGCTGAGTGGATGCAACAAATGGCGGCGGCAATTAAAGCAAAAGATAAAACTGCCAACATTATTTTAGTGGATTGGCAAGCAGCCGCTGGTTTCGGGCAAGTCAGTTTGGGCAGTCAATTGTATTACAAAGCTGCTGATAATTCGCAGCTTTTGGGAAATGTTGTTGCTCAATACCTAAAAGAGAAAAATTACGCACCGGGGAAAGTCACTTTAATTGGGCATAGCTTAGGTGCTCAGATGGCAGGTGATGCAGGCAATGTCTATGATGCACAAAACGGTACAAGGTTGAATCGAATTATTGCCTTAGATGCGGCTGGCCCATCATTTGAAAAAATACTTAATTTAATAAAGACTGGCCCAGACAGACACGTAGATGCCTCTGATGCTAATCAAGTGATCGGCATTCATAGCTCAAATTGGTTTGGTTATGACGATCCTTTTGGCACGCAGGACTTATACCTTAATTCAAGGATGAGAATTGGCGGTATATTTTATGCTCATCCAACAGCACCAAATGTAAAAGAAGAAAAAATTTATCAAATTTACAATCATGGCTATGCAATTAAAATATTTAACTCAATCTTGAATGGAAATACAATTAAAGATAATTCAGGCTCAAATCAGGATTTAAATTGGAATACGTTACTTAGTTCATATCCAGACAACTACAAAAAGTTGACCTCTTCTCCAGGTGTGTGGGATTTTCAAGAGCAGAAAATAGGAGTTGTTTTAGATCCTGCTTCTCCTAAAGCAGATTATCCCTCTATTAAAGAAAATCATATCCCAGCGTCAGCGTTAATTGGGACATTTAAAACCTATGAAAAGAACGCATCTTCCACAAATTTTCAATATAAGCTTATTGGTAATCCAGAAAACGGATTCGAGATAAAAAATAACGATGAATTATGGTCTACTAAACCGTTTGATTACGAAACAGTCTCGTCCTACCAAATTGAGGTTGAAACAACTCAAACAGACCCTTTTGATTCAAAATCTTTAATACCCTATGATGATTCTGAATTTTTTACCATACGGATTTTGGATATGCCTGGCCCCGATGATCCGAATGACGGTGCAGGTGCAGGTGGGGGTGCAGGTGGGGGTGCAGATGGTGGGGGGATTACATCTGCGTCCTACCGTTCTCAACCATATACTCCACTCCCGCCAAAACCAAAACCCAATAAAAGGAAACGAATACCCGTCGTTTTCCCCCGCGACCCCAACGACATCATTGGCCCCACAGGCTTTGGCGAAGAAAAATGGACTTCTGCCTCTTCTACCCTGCCCTACACCATTCGCTTTGAAAACATATCTACCGCCACCGCACCCGCCCAAACTGTCACTATCACCCATCCCCTCGATACCGACCTAGACTTCCGTACCTTCCGACTCGGTAGCTTTGGTTGGGGAGGACTAATCTTTGACGTACCCACCAACACCCCCTTCTATAACCAACGCCTTGATTTAACCGCCACTCGCGGCTACTTCGTTGACGTAACAGCAGGTATTGACCTTGTAAAAGGAGAAGCCTTCTGGATAGTCACCACCATTGACCCCGATACAGGTGAAGTTACTACAGATGCGCTCACAGGCTTCTTACCTCCCAACAACGCTGATGGTATTGGCGATGGCTTCGTTAACTACACCATCAAAGCCAAACGAGACGTGCCAACAGGTACAGTCATTGATGCTAAAGCCACCATTATCTTCGATACCGAAGCTCCCATTGATACTCCCCCCATCTTCAACACCCTCGACGCAGGCAAACCCACCAGTAGCGTTAAGGCTCTCCCCACAATCGTTCCCGACACTGAATTTTTAGTCAACTGGACAGGAAACGATGACGCTAACGGTTCAGCCTTAGCTACCTACGCAATTTATGTATCCGATAACGGTGGTGAATTTACAGCTTGGTTGGATAAAACTACGCTAACCGAGGCAACTTACGTAGGTAAAATCGGTCATACTTACGCCTTCTATAGTGTGGCAACCGATAACTCAGGCTTGACAGAAGCAGTCCCAAATCAAGCTGATACCATAACAAGTGTTGGCAGTATTGTTGATGTGAATCATCCGCCAACAGTACTGCAATCAATTGCAGATCAAAGCACTATAGAAGATACGACATTCAGCTTCACCATCCCAGCCAATACCTTCACCGATATTGACGCGGGTGATGTTCTTAGTTATTCAGCAACCTTAGAAAATGGTAATTCTCTACCAAGTTGGTTGACTTTTAATTCCACAACTCGCACCTTTAGCGGTACACCAACTAATGATCATGTAGGGAATTTGAATGTTAAAGCGATCGCTACAGATAAAGCCGGTGCAACTGTTAGTGATGTCTTTGTTCTCGCAGTTGAAAATATTAACGATGCACCAACATTATTAAATGCGATCGCAGATCAAAACGCCAAACAAGGAACTGCTTTCAATTTCCAAGTTCCCAGCAACACCTTCACCGATATTGACGCTGGTGATGTTCTTAGCTATTCTGCAACCTTAGAAAATGGTGATGCTTTACCAAGTTGGTTAACCTTTAATTCCACAACTCGCACCTTCTCTGGTACTCCCACTAATGATAATGTAGGGAATTTGAATATTAAGGCGATCGCTACAGATAAAGCCGGAGCAAATATTAGTGATATCTTTGTAATTACCGTTGAAAATGTCAACGATGCACCAATAGTTGCTAACCTAATCGCCGATCAAAACGCCAAACAAGGTAACGCTTTCAGTTTCCAAATTCCTACCAATACCTTTACCGATATTGATGCTGGTGATGTTCTAACTTATTCAGCAACCCTAGAAAATGGCAATGCTTTACCAAGTTGGTTAACCTTCAATTCTACAACTCGCACCTTTAGCGGTACTCCAACTAATGATAATGTAGGGAACTTTAATGTTAAGGCGATCGCAATAGATAAAGCCGGAGCAAATGTTAGTGATATCTTTGTAATTACCGTTGAAAATGTCAACGATGCACCGATTCTAAATAGTGCGATCGCAGATCAAACCGCCAAACAAGGTGACGCTTTCAGTTTCCAAATTCCTACCAATACCTTCACAGATGTTGATGCTGGTGATGTTCTAACTTATTCAGCAACATTAGAAAATGGCAATGCTTTACCAAGTTGGTTAACTTTCAATCCTACAATTCGCACCTTTAGCGGTACTCCCACTAATGATCATGTAGGGAATTTGAATGTTAAGGCGATCGCTACAGATAAAGCCGGGGCAACTGTTAGTGATATCTTTGTAATTACAGTTGAAAATATCAACGATGCACCGACATTAGAAAATACAATTGCAGATCAAAACGCCAAACAAGGAACTGCTTTCAGTTTCCAAATTCCCACCAACACCTTCACAGATATTGATGCTGGAGATGTTCTGACTTATTCAGCAACATTAGAAAATGGTAATGCTTTACCAAATTGGTTAACCTTCAATTCTACAACTCGGACTTTTAGCGGTACTCCCACTAATGATAATGTAGGGAATCTGAATGTTAAAGTAGCAGCTACAGATAAAACAGGAGCATCTGTTAATGATACGTTCACTATTAAGGTACAAAACGTGAATACCGCACCCGTTCTCAAAAATCCACTTTTAGATCAAACAGTTAAGGTCAATTCTACCTTTACATTTACACTACCTCAAAATACCTTCTCAGATCCAGATGCAGTTAATCCTTATAAAAACCTTGTCATCTTTGGTGATAGTCTCTCAGATACAGGTAACGCCTACAAAGCATCTGGTAACACCTTTCCACCATCACCTAATTATCAAGGTCGTCTTTCTAATGGCTTAATTTGGGTTGATTACTTTGCCCCTGATTTACAATTTACAAACCCATCAATTCAAAATTACGCCTTTTTGGGCGCAAATACAGGAGTAAGTAATACTTTTGGGCAAATAACCGTACCTGGATTATTAACACAAATTCAGCAATTTAAAACTGTAAATACCAATTCCATTGGTAAAGATGGACTTTATGTAATTTGGGCTGGTGCTAATGATTTTCTAAATCTTGCCACAGATCCTACTCAGGCTGTGACTAATGCAGTTACTAATATTAGTAGTGCAATTACAACCTTAGCCGGATTAGGTGCTAAAGAAATTGTTGTTGGCAATTTAACAGATTTGGGTGCTACTCCTTTGAGTATTGCTAATAACAATGTAGCGAATGCCAGAGCAATTTCTATTGGTTTTAATGCAGCTTTAACTCAAGCTTTAACTAACTTAGAACCAGCCCTCAATGTTGATTTATCTTTAGTAGACATCTTTGGTTTGAGTACAGCATTTCAGACTAATCCTGCTAATTACAAATTCACGAATATTACCCAACCTCTAATTACAGTCACTACTCCAGTTAATCCTGATCAATATGCTTTTTGGGACGATGTTCATCCCACAAATAGACTGCATCAGTTAGTAACAGATACATTTGAAAATACACTGCTTAATGATGCAGTAATTCCTGATTTAATTAAATATTCTGCCACTTTAGCTGATGGTAGTAAGTTACCAGATTGGCTGAATTTCAACTCTACAACTCGCACCTTTAGTGGTACTCCCAACACAGGAAATGTCGGTAAATTAGATGTCAAGGTAATTGCGACAGATAAAGCCGGGGCAACTGTCAATGATATCTTTACTCTCGCAGTCAACCAATCTACAATTGTAGGAACTCCAGGAGATGATAAATTAATTGCCACTCCTGGTAGTCAATTCGATGGTCAAAGCAACATTGTATTTACAGGTGCAGGTAAAGACGAGGTAGACCTGTCCACTGTATCTGCTTTTCCCAACTCAGGTAACAATATCGTTGATCTGGGTAGCGGTGAAGATACAATGTTTGTGAATAAAGGCGATCGCGCTTTCGGTAGTGATGGTAATGACATCTTTGATGCTAGAGATGGTCAAGGTAATAATCGGATGTCCGGTGGTGCTGGTGATGATATCTTCTACTTAGGTGCAAATGACCGGTCTTTAGGTGGTGATGGTAAAGATATCTTCAGAGTTAGTCTTGGTGGTGGTAACTTAATTTCCGGTGGTGCTGGCGCTGACCAATTCTGGATTGTCAATGCTGAATTACCAAAAGCTGCAAATACCGTGCTTGACTTCCAACTGGGTACGGATGTTATCGGTATTCAAGGTGCTGTTAGCTTAGGTATTACCACCTCTACACTCCAGTTAAATCAAGTTGGTGCAGATACTGCGATCGTCTTCAATAATCAAACTTTAGCTACTCTGACTGGGATTCAAGCCAGTAGTTTGAGTTTGACAGATTCTAAACAGTTTGTTTTTGCTTAG